CGAAGCAAAATTCTATCGTGGTAATCAGTCAGGTAATCTAGCTGTTGTTTAATTAATTTCTGCATGCGGTCTGGCATATGTTGAATTTCATTTTCATAACGATCAAACGTTTTAAGAATGACAAATGATTTTTTTAACGTTACAATCATTTGTTTAAAAACAACGAGTTTGCGTCCTTTGCTTAATTTGTTTTTAAGAAAATAATTACGCTCTTCTTTATAAAGCAGGAACAAATTGTCTAATTTAATGATCGATTCATTTATTAGCGGGATATCTTTTTTAAGTGATTGCTGGTTTGTCTCATGTCTAGTAATAAGTCTGATCCAGCGGATGACTTCTTCTGTAAGATCAGAAATTTTATAATATAATTTTGTTTCGTGTTTCGGGGGTAAAAATATAAGGTTAACAATAAATGCTGCAAAAACCCCAAGCATTATTAATGAAAATCGTTCAAATGCAAAAAATAAAAATCCTTCTTGCGGGTTGCCCATAATAATTATAATTGTAACGAGAGCTAGCGATATAGCAGATGATTCAAGCTTTAATCTTAAAATAATTACAATAGCAAGTATAACTGCTGTTCCTATGATAACTGGATCGTGACCGAACGTTACTGCAAATAAAATAGCGATAGCAGCACCGATAACATTTGCTTGAATCTGTTCGAGTATAGTTTGGTACGTTTTAAAAATAGAGGGTTGTATTGCAAAAGTAGCTGAAATTGCCGCGAAAAACGAGGGTTCAAGGCCTGCCCACGCAGCAGCATACATAGCTAAAACAATGGAAAGGCCAGTTTTGAAAATTCTTGCCCCGAGTTTCATGAAAACGTTCGATTCCTTTCTTTCCCAGCGGTAGAATCCGACAGGTTTTTGATGTCATTTACATGCAAGGTCGATTACTGTTTCTTTATATTTCCACGAAAGGAAATGAGTATCCATAAAAAACTTCACTGTTCTTTTTCTATTTCATCAAACGCTTTTTCTGCTGCTTTTAGCGTTTCTTCAATGTCTTTTTCCTCATGAGCCGTAGTGATAAACCAGGCTTCGTATTTTGATGGAGCTAAATTGATTCCCTGATTTAACATTTTTTTGAAAAACTTGCTAAAGAGTACATCGTTACTGTTATCTGCATCATCATAGTTTTGTACTTTTTGTGAAGTAAAGTAAAGAGTTAAAGCGCCTTTTAAGCGATTGACAGTAGCTGGAACCGTATGATTTTTAATAATGTTATTTAAACCGTCTTCTAAACGAGA
This DNA window, taken from Alteribacillus bidgolensis, encodes the following:
- a CDS encoding FUSC family protein; translation: MKLGARIFKTGLSIVLAMYAAAWAGLEPSFFAAISATFAIQPSIFKTYQTILEQIQANVIGAAIAILFAVTFGHDPVIIGTAVILAIVIILRLKLESSAISLALVTIIIIMGNPQEGFLFFAFERFSLIMLGVFAAFIVNLIFLPPKHETKLYYKISDLTEEVIRWIRLITRHETNQQSLKKDIPLINESIIKLDNLFLLYKEERNYFLKNKLSKGRKLVVFKQMIVTLKKSFVILKTFDRYENEIQHMPDRMQKLIKQQLDYLTDYHDRILLRYVGKVNIHLTEEMAEEVDEGRESLTDLFMDLYDHKEIDREEWLHILPVVSHIIEYNEQLEHLDTLVESFFSYHKSDNNVDIEKRTE